AGTCTTTTATTTCATTGTTGTCTGGTGTTATTGTCTTTTGGTTAGAGTCCTTATGTCTCAAGCAGGCTCTTTGAGACTTCATACTTAATTTCAAAATACAGACATTAGGTTACTTTCTTATATTGTTAGGTTACTTTGTAAAGCATGACAAACACACCAGGCTAACATGTAGTGTTAACTTTGTAGTGCTACTGAATTTTCTTAGTCTTTTATTTCATTGTTGTCTGCTGTTATTGTCTTTTGGTTAGAGTCCTTATGTCTCAGGCAGGCTCTTTGAGACTTCATACTTAATTTCAAACTATAGACATTAGGTTACTTTCTTATATTGTTAGGTTACTTTGTAAAGCATGACAAACACACCAGGCTGACATGTAGTGTTAACTTTGTACTGCTACTGAATTTTCTTAGTCTTTTATTTCATTGTTGTCTGATGTTATTGTCTTTTGGTTAGAGTCCTTATGTCTCAGGAAGGCTCTTTGAGACTTCATACTTAGTTTCAAAATATAGACATTAGGTTACCTTCTTATATTGTTAGGTTACTTTGTAAAGCATGACAAACATACctggttacttttttttttcttcatttttattatgttttttctttaaaaaaaaagtattcaaAGTTtgatcaatatttatttaaacaaaagaACTAGTGTTTTTCCAAAGTAAAGAATGTAACAAATCATTACAACCTTGTGTAGTATGGTGTCCATTACAACCTTGTAGGGAAGCTCTTTCTTTGATAATTTTCCTAATCTTTTTCAATGAATAGCTGTCTTCTAATTCTTGTTTCAATGACTCTCAGTAACAATAATTGGGTTTAGTAGCTAAGCccagatgatgaagaagaactGTATTATAAACCAAGTTACTTTATAAATCATAATAGACATACTAAGTTACTTTTTCTCTTAAATCAAGACACCATTTTTTataagtaaaaatattaaaattatacttgaaacaaaaacaaatctagataaattgaaattttaatggTACcaggttaattaattaaacttaattgAATTTCAAAATACTGATATTAGGTTACTTTCTTATATAGTTAGGTTACTTTGTAAAACATGCCAAACACACTAGGttactttttttcttcttcattttttatcatcttttttttttaaaaaaagtattcAAAGTTTGATCAATATTCATTTAAGCAAAATAACTAATGTTCTCCCAAAGTAAAGAATGTAACAAATCATTACAACCTTATGTAGTATGGTGTCCATAGTAACTTGTTCCCTTTTTATGAATGAATATAACGAGCAACATCCTTAAGTAAAACTAAATGAATAATTCTCTTATTTTGGTTGGCTTGTGTGGCTTCTCCATAGGTAGGTTTCTGTATTTTCCTATTATGACCAGATTTGCCACATCGTCCACACTTCATAACCACTCTTGGCTCTCCCCGTCCTTTTATTCTTCTCCTCCTTGGTCTACCGGGAGGAATTTTTCCTTTTAGAGGTACGACAAGTATGTCCAATTCTTCTGGTAGACTCCATTCATCCTCATGTGGCAAAAGGTAAACTGTTTCTGCATAAGTTGCTTTCAATATTTTCAGTTTTGTAAGCAGAACAAAACTCATAGCAatttatccttttttttttgcaatgacAGCAAGTGCATGTGAACATGGTACTTCATCTTCTTGAAACCTTCTACATGTGCATGTTTTCTTTTGAATATTGACTATATATGTTCATCTTGCTTCAATCACTTCTGAAAAAATAATGTTGTATTGTCTCACCTGTCAAACATatgtaaaatattaataaaaaaaagctATTACGAATAATGTCACCTGGTACAAATTTTTTCAGTATATTAATATATCAGGTTactttattttagttttcaaaatatagtattaatcaattaaaagcAAACAAGATACCTCAAATTTAATAGATTTTAAATAGTTCTCTCTCAGCACAGCTTTTGCTTCTGATGATATCTCTGTAAAGGTTCCATTCGCCTCATTCCCATTAGTCCAAACCAATTTTTGTACAACGCTTCTTATGCATTCCAACATTAAGGTTATTGGCAAATTTCTTGTTGCTTTATTTGCTGCATTAATAGACTCCGCTATATTTGATGTCATCATGGTATATCTCCTTTTTGGTGAGTGAGATCTCGCCCATGTACAGTAACCTACTTTTTCTAAGTAAGGCCTTATACGTGCATCTATTTTGTCAAGAGCAACCATATAGTACTTAAACCCAACCAATGTATATGCTTTTGCTGCTTTAACAAAGTTTATAGTCAAATCATCTCCATGGATATGAAGATTGGCCTTAATGTTGTTAAGTAGATGAAAAATGCATGCTTAATGGAAGACATTAGGGTATACTATTTGAACAACATTTTCGATGCTTTGATGTCTATCAGATATGATTACTAGATctgcaaaaataattttagtattAGGATTTTACTGTTAGTAAcatgaacaaaataataattttattcagAAAGTAAAAGTAACCTGGGGCATCAAAATTTAAATAGGTGACATTTTATAAGAATTAGAaacaaaaataagataaatacaACATATTAACTTTACGTTCTCCATATGTTTCTTTGAGCTTTGTGAAGAAATATTCCCAAGCTTCATCATTCTCTGAATCGCCAACACCAAATGCTAATGGAAAAATATTGTTACTTGCATCCATTGTAGATGTTATGAACAATGTGCCTCGATATGAAGATTTCATGAAGGTTCCGTCAACCACAATAATTGGTCTACAATGTTGCCATCCTTTGATGGAATGTGCATATGCTAGATACAAGTATTTGAATCGATCTTTGTCGTTTGTGGTCAAGCTAGTAATGGTTCTAGGATTTGCTACTTTTAACATATGAAGATACATCGGTAACTGTTGGTATGATTCATCTGTCTTTCCTCTTACCAATTCTATAGCTTTTTCTCTTGATCTCCAAGCTTTTGAGTAACTCATAGATACTCCATAATCATCAAGCATATCTTTTATGATATCATTTGGTGTGTGCACTCTCTTGATTGTTGTAAATTTTGTCTTGATGAGCTCTCCAATGACATTGCAATTTGCTTGTCTATGATCTTCCATGATGACAACCAATGAGCATGTGTGCTCTTTCACATACTTCCTAACTTTGAAATATTCAGTATGTTTGAATGTAGAAGCTCTAACATACCGTTTACAGTTCTCATCCACACAAGTGATATACTTTCTTGGTTCTGATCTCTTTGTTCTAAATTGAAAGTTATTGATCATGGCATAGTAGCAAAGTCCAGATTTGAACATTTTTTTATCTTTGAAAAGTTATCCTTCTACTAATGTTTTTGCAACTTGTgagtttcaatgattgttttatcttcctccctttttgttttgtttcttgtAGTTTCTTCAATGATGAAGTCAGCAACTTCATTAGTATAATCAGCAAGTCTTCTGGAATTATGGTTACTTGAGGTACCATCTTCAAATATCTcactttcaattattgttcttGCTTTTAGTACCAAGGAACCAATCCCCATGTTGTGTATTGtagcttgatttttttttcctgaATGTTGGTAATGTGTTTGGATCAATGCATGATTAGTAACCTATCACAAAAACTAAAGTTATTCTTTTTATTAACATATAACATTATTTCAAAACAATATATGTTAAAATTGTTGCCGTATTTTGGAATGAAGTATAATAGCATTCTTCTATGCACAATGGTAACTCAAGTATAAATTGCAACTCTTCTTCAAGTCTATTTAAAAAAGCACCGAGTTGTTAGTCAACATCTTTATTGGTGGCTCACTTTTAGCTACTTGGTATGAGATCTCAACATTGTCTCGAGTagtgtttatttcatttttgatCAAATTTCTAAGATCAAATAATGAACAATTTTCTGGAATATGTACACCAACCACTTTGTAATTTGAGTAGCAGTTACTTTCATTCCACTCTCCTCCATAATGAATTAATGCTTTAATAAATTCATTCTCCAAGAAAATTACAAGTACCAGGTCACTTCCTGAagcaaagataaaaaataaaaatcatttagcAAGTTACtttataagaaatttaaaataacatgttTTTTTCCAACACAACAACATAGTCTTATTCAAATGTAAAGTATCAGGTTACATTCAGAAGCAATATAAAACTATAAGATTGAACTAGTAGGTGACTTTTTTCAAgacatggtatttttttttgttataaattgcAGCCACAACAAAACAAACACAATAATATTCAAATGTAAAGTTTCAGGTTACATTCAGAGGCAATATaaaaccctaagattgaactagcagatgacttttttcaagacatggtatttttttgctataaattGCAGCCATAAGAAAACAAACACAAGCATATTCAAATGTAAAGTTCCAGCTTACATTCAGAGGCAATATaaaaccctaagattgaactaCAAGGTGAACTTTTTCAAGATATGAgagtttttttgtaaaaaattacaatcacaaCACAACAGGTTACTAtgaaaaccaaaacaaaaacctaaaattaaaattcctTATCATTTTTCCTAAATAATATGTTAACTACGTCAAGAATGTAATCAAATTCAATAGTTTCTTACCTTTGTCTATTTTGACTTCAGATTTTATTGATTTTCTTCATCGCCAGTAGGAACATGAACAAAAAATGAAGAATGATAATCACACCAGAGGAGAAGGGAAGGAAAGAAATCAGAGAGAAATCAGAGGAGAAGGAAAGAAatcggaggagaagaagaaagaatCGCACGATATAGAGAATAGGTGAATTTGGATATTTTGGGTGTgaattttataaatagaaatatccTTTTATAGGttctatttttctcattttttaagttttttatttttttttccaaatttgaagttttttcattaaatgtccatatttttcaaaatgcatttaagaaattctatatttataaaaaaaaagccctaaaagttatagattatagatatatggaaactataaaagaaaaaaaaaagaaaaagaaaattagtgAAAATATATATGGCAACCAAAAATTGATAaactgaacaaaaaaaaaaaagcacagaataaaagtaataattacCAGCTCACAGTATAATTGAAATATTAAGAGTAAATATAGTATTTGATGTAATAAGCCCAATTTTATAAGACAGGAGTAGGACTGGGCTAAGCTGACGACAAAGAGTGTTTGTTCTAAAACAGAATTAAATGCTTAAGAGACTTTTTTATTTGGggtatttttttattcattaataaattaaattaactctaatttaatatttaattgaaatatacctctttttatatgtattgtactcaAAATATCCTGATataagagtatcttgaagtgacaggggtaaaattggtacaatgtttaaaaaaagagataaaaatgatagactttaaaaagagggtaaaaataaaagaggataatataaaaagagtatagagtgtaatttttttttgggtaagttgaaaaatatcacttttattaattaataaatcaaatttatccctaatttaatatttaattgaaatatacatctttttatatgtatggTACACATAAGAGTATCTTGAAGCGACACGGTAAAattggtttaaaaaaagaggCAAAAATAATAGAGTTtaaaaaatagagtaaaaataaaagatgataatataaaaatggtgtatagtgtaatttttttttatttgaaaaagcaAATTTCAAAACGAATAGAAAAACCTCGATTGTCGTTCCCTCCCTTTGAAACCCATTTAAAACACAAAAACACTTCTTCTCCCCTCATAACTGACCCTACAGTTTTCTCCAATGACGGCCTCTGAGTCCTTGCTCTTCTGCATGTTCTTGGCCCTAACATTCGCCATAACTCTAGAACAGCCATCGCTTCCAGAGAACCCTGTATCTGCACCAGATGTTCAACATTCCTCTCTTCTAGTCGAACTCGAGCTGCTCAAGTCCAAGATTGCCTCGCTAGGTAATCATTATGTTTTCTTGGTTttgaaaagaattttttttacaaatgtaCGGAGTGTATGGAAATTTTGAATTGTTCTTgtattattcattattttttgttaacttCTGGATTCTTGCGATGGTGTGTGGAAAATCGGAAGTAAGAGACGTTGAGTTTTGTTATTTAACGTGAAGCAAGAGAAGGATTATGAATATTCTTCTCCAGttgataagatttttttttaatgaaaggtGCTTTTTAAAATGTTTTTGATATCATTGCAAAAAATCTTGTGTAAATTAAGAGTTAggtacattattttaattttaaaaataatttctcaaaactcatattgaaaaaaattacaaatcctagtttttttttttcaaaatgattttttttattttttatcgaAACAACCTTTTCATTTCTATgggctttattattattaatattaacattattattattattttcattttcacaTTACTCTTTAAGATGTATGATTTGTGTTTTGAGTTTCATTGGCTTTTGCTTCTTTGGTTCACCATGACTAGTTTGTAATTCAATTTGGTAGTAAGTTAAAGTAATACATGATATGATGTTTCTCAATCCACTGGTTATGTTTAGTTGAAGGACACTTCTCAGATCTTCCTTGTCTTTTATTGTTAGAATTGAGCATTGATGAGAGAAACCATCagttaagcaaaaaagataaaagtaTTAAAGAAATGCAGAAGATAATTCAGGATAAATCGGATAACATTTCGTTGTTACAAATGGAGATAAAGTTGCTTCAGGTAAGGCCTCATTATTCATGTAGGagaatctttttcaaatttaaattaaaggtTATATCTGTAGAAACTATTCAAGaattattgtaattaaattCATGTTTGTGGGAAGAATCTgagaaatattttaaaagatacatgTCTGTTGTCTttctattttctatttataagtTTTGTCATTCTTTTCGCTAAGTAAATTGTGTAGAGATAGCAATATGTTAAAAATTTGTTACCTTTGATGTTTCTAAGTAAAAAGTTGATCCTTTTCACTTGACTCTAGCTCAAGTAGTTGCAGGGTGTTGCTGTAACTATGAGTTCTGAGGTCGAAACTCTAGGAGGGACTAATTAATATAAACGTGTAATGTAACATCTTACTGTTTCTATATAAAAGACAATGAAAATCCTTTTTGTAACcttttaattattgtttatgtTATGAATGATAGGAATCTTCATATGGGAAGGAATATATGAGTAAGTCAGATCAACAAGTAGACGAGCTTGAGAAGCAGGttagttttctataaataagcTTCTATTATTACAATTTACACCTTTTCATGTTTAACAAGGGTTCTACTCCTCATTCCAGGTTGAAAGACTCCAGACTGACATAGATAAGCAAAATAAGAGAAAATATGGATTGGGACTCCGAGCATATGTAGcagaaaagaaaatacaacagcTGAATGCTAAGCTAGAAAAAGTAAGAACTGCTGTTTTGTAGAGGCCTGTCTTCCTCTTTTCCAATAAAGTGTTAGCCAACATGTATTCTTGTATTTAGTTGCAACTGTCCTCATTATCTTTGACTAAACTTTGAAAGGCACGTTTTAACATTAGTCTTGCGGTTACTGTCTAATCTCATTTATATTCCCCACTGTGCAGCTTTATACAGTTAATGATGAACAAGAAACCATAATTCGCAAAACCGCACATCTTCTTCAAGTGGCAGAGGTATCGTTTCATTATTTTTcaacttgaaaatattattactGCTGGTTGATATTAGTGATATTCTATTTTCTACAGGAAGAACTGATGAAGGTAGAATTGGAGACTGCTTTACTATCTACAGGTTTGAACTGGGTAAGAAAGATCATTATCTGATATTTTGTTATGGCTTTTTTACTGCCTTAACTTCTGCTTTTGTCCTCTCCTCTCCATAGTCCTTTCAGGACTTGTTGTGTTTCTTGTGCAGCATCATAGTAGACTGTCAGTAGCTAAAATCATATTTTGAATATTCTGGTAGATTGTGAACATCAAATAGATCCTTGCATTTGTATGTTATTGCTTTAATGTGGTTGTTTTGAGTGAAGCTATATATTTGCTATTATGTCTTTTATGACTTTGTAATCAGGTTCCATTGGACTGGCTTCCACATTGGGTTTCAGCTCATTTTGACTGTTTCCAGGTaaggatataaatatatattgttgatGGCAAAAACTTGTCAACTAAGAAATGGTCGGAAATTTAAGATTGAAGATGATATTGAAAACTTAGACTCAAGAATTAgaatcaaaacataaaagagGAATGTTTAGAAGTATATTGCTTGAGAGTATTGTGTATTACAAAATTTTCCAACCATTTCTTACATCTGAGaatggggtatttataggctctTATGGCTTGGGATACACATGTGGTCCCCAAGGGACAAGCTGGCCTCATGGGGCTGCAAATCGCAGGTGTAGGAGGTGGTCTTTCATCTTGTACTATTGTCGGGTGTAAGGTGGTCCTGAATTGCAGAGGTGGTGGATTTAGAGTACCTGCTATTGGGACGTCAGGAACTGCAAACAAAGTGTCTCCACTATTTGTACCCTTTCGTCACCTTGTCATGCTGAAGGTGTGGCCGTACTCTGTTTCGTACCTTTTTGCGTGCATGTCTTGTCGTTTGATTCCTCTCTTAACGGTCTTCTCTCCAACACTTAGGCAAACTTTGCCTTCATCTCTCTCCCGCACCCTCTCCTTTTCGCACTCTCTCCTCGCATTCCTTCTCTCTCGCACCCTCTTCTCTCTGGccctcatctctctctctctctctctctctctctcaccctcTTCTCTCTCGCACCCCCTCTTTCCCGCCCTCATCTCTCTCTCACTCATCtctgttagcccaagatatgttttcAAGAGGGGAGgtgaattaaaaatttaaattaattttggtaaattaaaacttttaacacaaaattaagcaattaaatacttaattaaataaatgcaagtaatttgataaaaaatatattataacaaatATTCAAACTTgaaaagtaaagagtttaaggattagaaattGCAAACTCTCAATTTTTAAAAGGTTTGGTAGAACTATGCCATTTACGTCCTTgatcttcaaagctatggacctagctttgagttctaatatcgagccaagttaacgggcttaaCTAATCTTTACAATcgagaaattttcaccaaggtgttTCCAAACATCTTACAATAGTTTTGTACCACCGAGAACTATTAATCTCTTTTGTAGGATTGTTGTAGTGTCAATCTCACTAtaaccgggttgtttacaatactggtgtcaacctcacctcaatcacaatatgaaaATGTGTTTGAAATTACAAGCAAAATCACTCTAGAATTAAGATAATACAATAAAAACCTAGAGTGATAAGCAAGCACACTCAAGATGAATAAACATAAATTTTGGCTAAAagtgtgaaaagtgtttgtttgATTTTAAACTTGAAAGCTCATTAATCCCACTTGGATAGGTTAGGTGTTTGACATAAATGCTTAgccaacttaattttttgagtgaaaatcAAGTTTATATAATGTTGGGGTGAAAAGTAGCCAGTAGGTTGCATTCCAAGAAAAATTTTGCtgtgaactggaattccggatgggaaccAGAATTTTGGATAGCTAACAGTTggaaaaatttacatttttcgAGACTAAAACGTGCATAACTTTTTACTCGATTATTCGATTTTAGAAATTCtaattttgttctcttagttaaatgaaatgtgatttagaaattcaatcaattttttttgaactatcgggtaagaaaacttgttgcacaagttagtgaatgggtcaaaatttgaatttatgaAACCTAGTGTGTTATGCAAAACACTTTAACTagactaaaataaatttataccatttgattttgggtagtcttgatgtagatgagtcTCCTAGTTTGATTTACATGATTTTGATCTTAAGTTGATTTTTCTCGAgatttgactttgactttcgggttgacttttgactttgggcttttgaagaccttatttgaatagggtcttgagttgttgatcacttgatgaatcttttgctcttaatGTGCTTGTTAAATCCATTTTGGGTTATTttaaaaagtttggtaaaaataccaatttgtcttgaaaaaattattttctcttttaagtttgctacaaaatcaataaataataatcaaatatttgttaatcattaAAATAGGGAGActtaaaagtttgagttaacaatttctccctttttgatgatatcaaatatttgattattttgaaaagaGAAAGGAAAAATTTAAACAATGTATATTGGATTGCTACCCTCTTAATGTGTTGAAGAAAggaaaaatttaaacaatttaTATTGGATTAGCTCCCACTAAATGTGTgcaagaaattttttttacgTTGCATGTTTTGgtaaactccccctcaattttATACTAacgattaaaaaattagatatccaaaaaaaattgaagtttatgccaaaaataaaaataatcataGATTTTCTCTCCcttttaattcataaaaaatggtggcaaggaattcacaaaataaagaaaaaaataaagcaaCACTTCTcatgcattaaaaaaataaaacaataacatCCAACAATGACTAAGAAAAATTACATTCAACAAACAAAGAAGAatataaagaaaatatcatTCAAATACAAAGCTAAGAGACGTTAAGCCTTTGcaccaaacaaaacaaaataaaacaagagtaaatatgcaaaaaaaaaaaataaaagcaagAAAACTAGTTCGGTGGAAGGCCAAAAcgatccatgtatgccctccattgAGCCATCTCATCTTGAACATTTTCAAACCCATGGaccatgtcactcctcatggtgttgaTATCATTGTTGAGATTGGTGAATTGAGAGTTGATATCATTCTTCAAGGTTTGAAATTGAGTGTCAAACAATATGTGAAGACTAGCAAAAGCCTCCTCAATGTTGAATTGGGGAAAGTGAGGCATGAGAGGAGCTTGAGGAtgcacttcttcttcttcttcactctcACTTGCGGTCAAGTCAATGTCTTCATCTTAGTCTTCATCATCACTTTCTAAGTCAATTTGCATTCTTTGGCCTCTCTTTGGTGCAAAAACCCATTCATTATTAGTAAATGCGTAACTCATAACCCTGAAAGTTTTGGATCATAAAAAGTCACTAGAGTTGGGATCAACTTTCTTTTCAT
This Cannabis sativa cultivar Pink pepper isolate KNU-18-1 chromosome 6, ASM2916894v1, whole genome shotgun sequence DNA region includes the following protein-coding sequences:
- the LOC115695277 gene encoding uncharacterized protein LOC115695277 — protein: MGIGSLVLKARTIIESEIFEDGTSSNHNSRRLADYTNEVADFIIEETTRNKTKREEDKTIIETHKTKRSEPRKYITCVDENCKRYVRASTFKHTEYFKVRKYVKEHTCSLVVIMEDHRQANCNVIGELIKTKFTTIKRVHTPNDIIKDMLDDYGVSMSYSKAWRSREKAIELVRGKTDESYQQLPMYLHMLKVANPRTITSLTTNDKDRFKYLYLAYAHSIKGWQHCRPIIVVDGTFMKSSYRGTLFITSTMDASNNIFPLAFGVGDSENDEAWEYFFTKLKETYGERKANLHIHGDDLTINFVKAAKAYTLVGFKYYMVALDKIDARIRPYLEKVGYCTWARSHSPKRRYTMMTSNIAESINAANKATRNLPITLMLECIRSVVQKLVWTNGNEANGTFTEISSEAKAVLRENYLKSIKFEVRQYNIIFSEVIEAR
- the LOC115695983 gene encoding uncharacterized protein LOC115695983 isoform X3 encodes the protein MTASESLLFCMFLALTFAITLEQPSLPENPVSAPDVQHSSLLVELELLKSKIASLELSIDERNHQLSKKDKSIKEMQKIIQDKSDNISLLQMEIKLLQESSYGKEYMSKSDQQVDELEKQVERLQTDIDKQNKRKYGLGLRAYVAEKKIQQLNAKLEKLYTVNDEQETIIRKTAHLLQVAEEELMKVELETALLSTGLNWVPLDWLPHWVSAHFDCFQDWAPILKEQWLAFVTFVMPRVQLLMEKFVDVYHVAKNYIAPCAIKALKDLYFHTWEVKNLIESYLYHAAMVAKSLLSKTFITLKPYTIKVLYECKTFMTFLAQYHLQLLLHFWEQLAGWLLA
- the LOC115695983 gene encoding uncharacterized protein LOC115695983 isoform X2; translation: MTASESLLFCMFLALTFAITLEQPSLPENPVSAPDVQHSSLLVELELLKSKIASLELSIDERNHQLSKKDKSIKEMQKIIQDKSDNISLLQMEIKLLQESSYGKEYMSKSDQQVDELEKQVERLQTDIDKQNKRKYGLGLRAYVAEKKIQQLNAKLEKLYTVNDEQETIIRKTAHLLQVAEEELMKVELETALLSTGLNWDWAPILKEQWLAFVTFVMPRVQLLMEKFVDVYHVAKNYIAPCAIKALKDLYFHTWEVKNLIESYLYHAAMVAKSLLSKTFITLKPYTIKVLYECKTFMTFLAQYHLQVQELLKDNEFMRPVANMELAWFVATALLALPALFLFKLFSVVFRKKTKNIQNSNTNHTRRRPKDPKQSHPSK
- the LOC115695983 gene encoding uncharacterized protein LOC115695983 isoform X1, with translation MTASESLLFCMFLALTFAITLEQPSLPENPVSAPDVQHSSLLVELELLKSKIASLELSIDERNHQLSKKDKSIKEMQKIIQDKSDNISLLQMEIKLLQESSYGKEYMSKSDQQVDELEKQVERLQTDIDKQNKRKYGLGLRAYVAEKKIQQLNAKLEKLYTVNDEQETIIRKTAHLLQVAEEELMKVELETALLSTGLNWVPLDWLPHWVSAHFDCFQDWAPILKEQWLAFVTFVMPRVQLLMEKFVDVYHVAKNYIAPCAIKALKDLYFHTWEVKNLIESYLYHAAMVAKSLLSKTFITLKPYTIKVLYECKTFMTFLAQYHLQVQELLKDNEFMRPVANMELAWFVATALLALPALFLFKLFSVVFRKKTKNIQNSNTNHTRRRPKDPKQSHPSK